One window of Pocillopora verrucosa isolate sample1 chromosome 9, ASM3666991v2, whole genome shotgun sequence genomic DNA carries:
- the LOC136283339 gene encoding uncharacterized protein: MALPLYKCPDAELLDDTTEFTRDAALSSPSDYAHPLRNKNSHFKIMHLNTKALASTFNEFPLTVNIFPQYQTILDVFGLTQVVTHPIRTTKTTKTLIDHLTNYPQKVTDTGVVPCSIISDHDAIYACIKRLKHIRGMKNFKEESFVEDFSTLPMSIISCSDDPDEQLESLTSLILECIERHASLKRIRVTRPPAPWMKCPYIKDLGERHCRYEAHNTPSDTNLDYFRSVLKAAIRTSRKAFIEKALYSNKSSEVWKVIHRILKPSPKPLRFNPDTLNGHFASTAQRTLNVNATPYVELTELIENLSDDSDYHTLFNNCPVSREEVFKAIKTLRSDCSTGADQILTTLIKLVADHLAGPLTRIINGCITKAQFLELWKITKVSPIPKVDNPTINDELRPISMLPVLSKVCERLVGR; encoded by the exons ATGGCTTTGCCTCTTTACAAATGTCCTGATGCTGAGCTACTCGACGACACCACAGAATTCACTCGGGATGCTGCATTATCAAGTCCATCTGATTATGCTCACCCTCTTCGTAATAAAAACTCACATTTCAAGATTATGCATCTTAATACAAAAGCCTTAGCGTCCACTTTTAACGAGTTTCCACTAACTGTCAACATTTTTCCGCA GTACCAGACCATCCTTGACGTCTTTGGATTAACGCAAGTAGTGACGCATCCGATAAGAACTACAAAGACAACGAAAACTCTTATAGATCACCTCACGAACTACCCACAGAAGGTTACGGACACAGGTGTAGTGCCTTGTTCCATAATAAGTGATCACGACGCCATCTACGCTTGCATCAAGCGGCTTAAACACATACGGGGTatgaaaaacttcaaagagGAGTCTTTTGTAGAGGATTTCTCTACGCTTCCCATGTCCATCATATCATGTTCGGACGATCCAGACGAACAATTAGAGAGCCTTACCTCCCTGATTCTAGAATGCATAGAAAGACACGCCTCGTTAAAAAGGATACGTGTTACTAGGCCACCAGCGCCTTGGATGAAATGTCCTTACATTAAAGACCTAGGAGAGAGACACTGCAGATACGAGGCCCACAATACCCCTTCTGATACAAATTTGGACTACTTTCGTTCAGTACTGAAAGCTGCTATCCGAACTTCCCGTAAAGCTTTTATTGAGAAGGCGCTTTACTCAAACAAGTCAAGTGAAGTTTGGAAGGTCATCCACAGAATTCTTAAGCCTAGCCCAAAGCCTTTGCGCTTCAACCCTGATACGTTGAATGGTCATTTCGCGTCTACAGCGCAAAGAACTCTTAATGTAAATGCGACTCCCTACGTTGAGCTGACTGAACTGATCGAAAATCTCTCCGATGATTCGGATTACCATACTCTATTCAACAATTGTCCTGTTTCTAGAGAAGAGGTATTCAAAGCGATTAAAACCTTAAGGTCCGATTGTTCCACGGGAGCTGATCAGATTCTAACTACATTAATAAAGCTTGTGGCTGACCACTTGGCGGGCCCTCTTACTAGGATCATTAACGGTTGTATAACTAAAGCACAATTCCTAGAGCTTTGGAAGATCACCAAAGTGTCGCCCATACCCAAGGTAGACAACCCAACAATTAATGACGAACTAAGACCAATCTCGATGTTACCGGTGTTGTCTAAGGTGTGCGAAAGGTTGGTCGGCCGGTAG